TTCGCGCTGCCGCTGGCATACAGTTATCCGTTCCAGTTCGGCTTCGTGAATTTCGCGCTGGCGATGGCGATTGCGCTCAACGCCTTTGCGCTGTGGTTGCGGCTCGCCCGGCAGAAACGCTTCCGGCTGCGTGCGGCGATCTTCGTGCCGCTGTCGTGCGCGTTGTGGGTTTGCCACACCTTCGGCTGGGGTGTGCTCGGGGTGCTGGCCTTCTCGGGCGAGATGATCCGCCAGCATGACGCCCGGATCGATCGCGGGCCGGTCAGCTGGATCAAGGCGTGGGTCCGCGCCGGGCTCGGCTGTCTTCCGCTCGCCTTGCCGATCGTGCTGATGATCGCGTGGCGCAGCGGCGAACATGTCACCGGGCAGACTGCCGACTGGTTCAACTGGCGCGCCAAGATCGGCTATGCGACGATGGCGTTGCGCGATCGCTGGATGGCGTTCGACATGGCCTCGGTCGCGGCGCTGCTAGTGATCCTGTTCCGCGGCTTTCGCGATCCGAACGTCGAATATTCGCGCAATCTCGGGCTGTCGGCGCTGTTCCTGCTTGCCGTATACCTGCTGTTGCCGCGCATCGTGTTCGGATCGGCCTATGCCGACATGCGGCTCGTGCCCTTCGTCTTCGCGGTCGCGGTGATCGCGGTACGCGCCAAGCGCGGCCTGTCGATCCGCGGCAGTGCGACGCTGGCGGCGGTGGGTCTGGTCTTCTTCGTGGCCCGAATCGGCGCCGGCACGGCGAGTTACTGGATGTTCGCGAACGATTATGACCGCGAATTGAAGGCGCTCGATCATGTTCCCGTGGGCGCGAAGCTCGTCACTTTCATTGGCACGCAATGCGGCGCGCCGTGGACGATGAGCCGCCTCGAACACCTCCCCGCGATCGCGCTCGAACGCAAGATGGCCTATTCGAATGATCAATGGTCGATGGCCGGGGCGCAATTGCTGACCGCCAAATACCTTCCCGCGCGCCGTTTCGCGCATGATCCGTCGCAGATCGTGACCAGCGCGCAATGCCCGCGTGAATGGTGGCGCCCGATCAGCAAGGCGATGGCGCGCTTCCCGCGCGATGCGTTCGACTATGTCTGGCTAGTGCGCCCGCCGGCTTATGACCCGAAATTCAATCAGGGTCTGGTCGAAATCTGGCGCGATGGCACCAGCGTGCTGTTCCGCGTCGACCACAGCCAGCCCGGGATCGAGATCAGCGACGAGGAATTGAAGACTGCGCGGCCGCGACCGACGCCGTATTGAAGCGGTCGGCTTGACCGATCGAACGACCCTAAAACCGTTCGCCTTGAGCCTGTCGAAGGGCATCTCTTCACACGTTACGGCGCTCGCCGGACAGGGCCCTTCGACAAGCGCAGGGCGAACAGAGAGGGGCGGTCTTTACGCCGTCGCTTCGAGCAAATCCGCCACGTCGAGTCCGAGCAGATCGATATGCGCGGCGATGCGCGGCCAGCTCGTCTTGATGAAATGCTCGCGCTCGGCCGCGCGGAGCTGTTCGGCGGCACCCGGCAGCACGAACATGCCGACACCGCGTCGCACCTCGACGTAGCCGTCGTCCTGAAAGCTCTGATACGCCTTGGCCACGGTCAGCGGGTTGGCGCCATGTTCGGCGGCAAGCGCGCGGACCGAGGGGAGCTGGTCGCCGGCCCGAAATTCGCCCCGCAGGATCGCTGCGGATATCGTACCGCGCAGTTTGATGTAGACCGGGCTGTCTTCGCTGTTCAGGGCTGTCATGCTGCTATAATACAGCAATAGCCGATTCTGTCCAGTGCTTTACGGCTCATACCTTGTAATGATCGTGCTCATATCGGGACGCGGGCGTTCCTCTAATTGCTTTGCCGGTGTGCCGAGGAAAAAGAACCCGGCGATCCGTTCCGGTTCTGCGCCGAACGCATCGCGCACCGTGTCGGAATAGCTCGGCCAGCCGGTCAGCCAGCCACCGGCGAACCCCAGCGCAAGTGCCGCGTGCAGCACGTTCATGCACGCTGCCCCGACCGACAGCTGCTGCTCCCACAGCGGAATATGGCTGGTGGTGCGCGGTGAGAACAAGACCACCACCAGCGCAGGGGCCTGATGCGCGAACTGTTCCAGCGCGGCGATCTCGTTTGCCGCCGCCTGCGGGCGCTCGACGCGATACGCATCGGTGATCAGGGTCGCGAGCGCAGCGCGTTGATCGGCTTCGACGATCACGAAGCGCCACGGGGCGAGCTTGCCGTGATCGGGCACGCGCGCGGCGATTTCCAGGATGGTGGCGAGCTGCGCGGCATCGGGGCCCGGCGCGACCAGATCGCGGGGCTTGCCCGAGCGGCGCGTGGCGAGGAGCGAGAGCGGAGTGGAGGGGTCGTTGAGCATCGCTGCTCTGTAACGCGGGCGGAGAGATATTTACACACCCGCGATTGCCGCTAGTCTCGCCCGTAACCAACGGCGCCGCGTTCGATGGCGCCGAAAAAGATTCAAGGAGCAGTAAATGGTGGACACCCCGACCGCGGATACCCCGCGCGAGCCGGATATCACGCACGTCAATCCGGCGGCAGGCGAGACCTGGTTTGGGCACCCGCGGCAATTGGCGCGGCTGTTTTCGACCGAAGCGATGGAGCGGTTCGGCTATTACGGCATGCGCGCGCTGCTGACGCTCTATCTGGCGCAGCACTTCTTGTTCAGCGACACGACCACCACGGGCATCTACGGCGGCTTCACCGCCTTGGTGTACCTGACACCGCTGATCGGCGGATTGATGGCGGATCGGTTCCTGGGATCGAAACGATCGGTAAAGTTCGGTGCGATCCTGATGTCGCTCGGGTATCTCACCTTGTGCCTTGGCGGCGGCGAGGCGGCCCGCCCGTTCGCGATCATCGATGGCCAGCGCTACGACGTGACCGTGCAGGGTACGGGGGCGGCGCGGCAGCAATTCGTTCGGGAGGGCGGCCAGCAACTGCTGATCAAGGGCAATGACGACAAGACGGTCTCGCTGCTCGCGGCCGACGGCAACGAAGTGCGCAAGATTGCGGCGGGCCGTTTTGAGGCGGGCGGTGAGCGCGCGCCGATTACGGTCTTCCTGCTGTTGATCGGACTGGCCCTGGTCACGATCGGCAATGGTTTCTTCAAACCCAATATCTCGACAATGGTCGGCGCACTGTATGCACAGGGCGATCGACGGCGCGATGCCGGGTTCACGATTTTCTACATGGGCATCAATCTTGGCTCGTTGTTTTCGCAGATTCTGTGCCCGCTTCTCGCGGTGGGCATGGGCAGTTGGGGCGGCCTTGGCTGGTGGGCGGGGTTTGCGCTTGCTGCGGTTGGCATGATGATTTCGTGGCTGCTGATCCAGTTCGACGGGGGCAAGCTGGACGGGATCGGGGATCGCCCCGCCGACGCACCAACCAACCGCGACGTCTTCATCTATGCCGGTGCCATACTGATGATCCCCGTCGTCTGGTTCCTGTTCACGAACCTGATGAACTATGTGCCGCCTGCTGCGGGATCGGGCATCGTCGGCTATTTTCTGGGCTTGCCGGTCATGGGCAAGATCATGTTCGGCACCTTTCTGGTCAGCGTGCCCGGCATTCTAGGCTGGTCCTATTTCAAGGGATCGCGCGCGGAATTTCAGATGATGCTGGCGGCGATGGTGCTGATTACGTTCAACACCGTGTTCTGGACGCTGTTCGAACAGGCGGGGTCTTCGCTGACCCTGTTTGCTGATCGCAATACCGATCTGTCGGTGTTCGGCTGGTTTTCGATCTCCGCAGGGCAGACGCAGTTTTTCAACGCGCTGTTCATCGTCATGCTCGCGCCAGTGTTCAGCATCATGTGGAATGCCATGGCGGCGCGTGGGGTGGAACCGACGATCCCGATCAAGTTTGGCATCGCGCTGGTCAGTGTCGGGCTGGGCTTTCTGTTTCTGGTATGGGGATCGCAGTTTGCCGGTGCCGACTATAAGGTTGGTCTGTGGTGGCTGGCGGGGCTGTACCTGATCCACTCCATCGCCGAGCTGTGCATTTCGCCGGTTGGCCTGTCGATGATCACAAAGCTGTCGATCGCGCGGATCGTGGGGCTGATGATGGGCGTCTGGTTCCTGTCGATCGCCGTCGCACAATATGTCGCCGGCATCGTCGCGCAGTTCGCCAGCGTTGAAACGGTGGGCGGACAAGTGACCAACCTCAAGGTCAGCCTGGATACCTATGTCGGCGTGTTCACCACGATTTCCGAAATCGCGATCGTGCTCGGCATCATTCTGCTAGGCCTGTCCTGGCCGCTCAAGAAGTGGATGCACGGCATCAAATAAGGGGACGGTAGATGGACGACACGACTCAGGTAGCGATCGCCG
Above is a genomic segment from Sphingomonas sp. HMP6 containing:
- a CDS encoding peptide MFS transporter — its product is MVDTPTADTPREPDITHVNPAAGETWFGHPRQLARLFSTEAMERFGYYGMRALLTLYLAQHFLFSDTTTTGIYGGFTALVYLTPLIGGLMADRFLGSKRSVKFGAILMSLGYLTLCLGGGEAARPFAIIDGQRYDVTVQGTGAARQQFVREGGQQLLIKGNDDKTVSLLAADGNEVRKIAAGRFEAGGERAPITVFLLLIGLALVTIGNGFFKPNISTMVGALYAQGDRRRDAGFTIFYMGINLGSLFSQILCPLLAVGMGSWGGLGWWAGFALAAVGMMISWLLIQFDGGKLDGIGDRPADAPTNRDVFIYAGAILMIPVVWFLFTNLMNYVPPAAGSGIVGYFLGLPVMGKIMFGTFLVSVPGILGWSYFKGSRAEFQMMLAAMVLITFNTVFWTLFEQAGSSLTLFADRNTDLSVFGWFSISAGQTQFFNALFIVMLAPVFSIMWNAMAARGVEPTIPIKFGIALVSVGLGFLFLVWGSQFAGADYKVGLWWLAGLYLIHSIAELCISPVGLSMITKLSIARIVGLMMGVWFLSIAVAQYVAGIVAQFASVETVGGQVTNLKVSLDTYVGVFTTISEIAIVLGIILLGLSWPLKKWMHGIK
- a CDS encoding nitroreductase family protein, which codes for MLNDPSTPLSLLATRRSGKPRDLVAPGPDAAQLATILEIAARVPDHGKLAPWRFVIVEADQRAALATLITDAYRVERPQAAANEIAALEQFAHQAPALVVVLFSPRTTSHIPLWEQQLSVGAACMNVLHAALALGFAGGWLTGWPSYSDTVRDAFGAEPERIAGFFFLGTPAKQLEERPRPDMSTIITRYEP
- a CDS encoding GntR family transcriptional regulator: MTALNSEDSPVYIKLRGTISAAILRGEFRAGDQLPSVRALAAEHGANPLTVAKAYQSFQDDGYVEVRRGVGMFVLPGAAEQLRAAEREHFIKTSWPRIAAHIDLLGLDVADLLEATA